In the Campylobacter sputorum subsp. sputorum genome, GGATCAAAGGTAAAAACACCAAATTTGATTGCATCTATAAGACAATTAGCCGTTATGATAAATGCTGGTATTCCTATCACAGACTCAATAAAAGAAATAGTAGCTTCTAGTGAAGATAAAAAATTAAAAAATATTTTTGCATCTGTTAATGAAATGCTAGATAATGGACAGAATTTTGCAGATTCCATGGAAAAATACAAAGATCAAGTTGGAGATATAGTTATTGCTATGATAAGACTTGGAGAAAATACTGGTAAATTAGCAGAATCTTTAAATAATCTAGCAAATATACTAGATGATGTTTGGAAAAATAAACAAAATGTCAAAAAGGCTTTAAGATACCCTACTATTGTTATAATTGCTATAGCCGGAGCTTTTACTTTTTTAATGTTAGTAATAGTTCCAAAATTTAAAGCTATATTTGACGAACTTGGTGCAAATTTACCACTTCCAACCATACTTCTTTTAAAAATTGAATATGTCCTTAGTAATTATGGTATTTTCATACTTGCTGCATTATTTTTGGCTTTTGTATTTGCAAAACACCAATACAAAACAAACGATAAATTTAGAGCATATTTTGATACATTTATAATAAATAAAGTTTATCTTATTAAAAATATACTATTTTATTCTAGCATGTATAGATTTAACTTGATTTTTGGAGAGCTTATTAATGCTGGTATTCCTATATCTAAAGCACTAAATACAGCTACTATGACTATTCCAAATTTTTATATAAACAAAAAACTATCTTCTGTTAGCACATCTATACAAAATGGAAAGAATTTTACTCAAAGTATAAAAGAGACAGAACTTTATGAAAGTATGTTAGTTCAAATGATAAAAGCTGGTGAATTAGGCGGTAATTTAGAAGGAATGATGGAAAAAGTAACAGCTTATTATAAAACTAAATTTGATGATATTATAGAAAATATATCAAGCTATATAGAGCCGATATTAATACTTGCGATAGCTGCTATGGTTGTATTGCTTGCACTTGGAATTTTTATGCCTATGTGGGATCTTGGATCAGCCGTAAGAAGCTAAGATGTTTAATGGATTAATAAGAGAAATAGGCAAAGTTACAAGTTTTAACGGCGATATATTAGATGTAAAATCAAATTTAAAACCAAATTTGGGAGATAGTATATCTATAAACGGGGCTTGCCTTAGTGTTGTGAAAGTATCTAATGACGGATTTAGTGTAGAAATAAGCTCACAAAGTAAAAAAATGTTAGCCTTGCAAAATTACAAAGACAAAGTTCATTTAGAACCGGCAATGAAGCTTGGAGATAGTATTGACGGACATTTATTACAAGGTCATATAGATGGCATTGGAGAAATTTATGCTA is a window encoding:
- a CDS encoding type II secretion system F family protein, producing MKIYEVEYIKNNKKNKIKLSAENRAQAINIAKKSGTITKIGEIKSTSLSVQFEEGKDKILNFISGSKVKTPNLIASIRQLAVMINAGIPITDSIKEIVASSEDKKLKNIFASVNEMLDNGQNFADSMEKYKDQVGDIVIAMIRLGENTGKLAESLNNLANILDDVWKNKQNVKKALRYPTIVIIAIAGAFTFLMLVIVPKFKAIFDELGANLPLPTILLLKIEYVLSNYGIFILAALFLAFVFAKHQYKTNDKFRAYFDTFIINKVYLIKNILFYSSMYRFNLIFGELINAGIPISKALNTATMTIPNFYINKKLSSVSTSIQNGKNFTQSIKETELYESMLVQMIKAGELGGNLEGMMEKVTAYYKTKFDDIIENISSYIEPILILAIAAMVVLLALGIFMPMWDLGSAVRS
- the ribE gene encoding riboflavin synthase, which gives rise to MFNGLIREIGKVTSFNGDILDVKSNLKPNLGDSISINGACLSVVKVSNDGFSVEISSQSKKMLALQNYKDKVHLEPAMKLGDSIDGHLLQGHIDGIGEIYAINKNSNGTDFFIKLPQELMKFTSSQGSIAIDGVSLTIAQTMQDSIRICVIPITMRDTLFGTFSIGRKVNIETDMFARYIYKIISNKNTATWDDIDKIMSIY